One genomic segment of Ictalurus punctatus breed USDA103 chromosome 12, Coco_2.0, whole genome shotgun sequence includes these proteins:
- the mych gene encoding myelocytomatosis oncogene homolog, producing MLPSRSPPHDWLSESEPLLFDDEFCQNLIKDLQSIPTPPQSPPIKADLSKSLSNVEQLQLVSELLLEDSDFFHLNWNCDLGDDRARYPVSDDCLWPCAVEKSAEEKMSVLSTSPLLSDIDTEIFAEIAGSTLDCRAAAVCEALMQSDDLILNTPEQSETSSSTEESSSNSEEEIDVVTVRRCKKFTRSQQQKDDDRRKQLALKRCHLEIQQQHNYAAPRPASPPPPSPSVKRVRGNVRHFSSRHSCDLEDDEERRRTHNVMERQRRNELKNCFLRLRDHVPELSNNDKASKVIILKRAKESIRNLESEEQRLSQKRDRLREKQEQLEARLEQLKRL from the exons ATGCTGCCGAGTCGTTCTCCGCCACACGATTGGCTCAGCGAGTCAGAGCCGCTGCTGTTCGATGATGAGTTTTGTCAGAACTTGATCAAGGACCTGCAGTCGATACCCACGCCGCCACAGTCTCCACCGATAAAGGCCGACCTCAGTAAGTCCTTGTCCAACGTGGAACAACTCCAGCTGGTGTCGGAGCTTTTGCTCGAGGACAGCgacttttttcatttgaacTGGAACTGTGATCTTGGCGATGATCGCGCGAGGTATCCCGTCTCGGACGACTGCTTGTGGCCATGTGCCGTTGAGAAATCGGCTGAAGAGAAAATGTCTGTGCTTTCCACGAGTCCTCTGCTTTCGGATATCGATACGGAAATCTTTGCAGAGATCGCCGGTTCCACCCTGGATTGTCGTGCTGCGGCCGTGTGTGAGGCGCTAATGCAGAGCGATGACTTGATACTGAACACTCCCGAGCAGAGCGAGACCTCCTCCTCTACCGAAGAATCATCCAGCAATTCTG AGGAGGAGATTGATGTGGTGACTGTTCGTCGCTGCAAGAAATTCACTCGCTCACAGCAGCAGAAAGATGATGACAGGCGCAAGCAGCTGGCGCTGAAGCGCTGTCACCTTGAGATCCAGCAGCAACACAACTATGCTGCTCCTCGGCCCGCCTCACCCCCCCCTCCTTCGCCGAGTGTAAAGCGTGTCCGTGGAAACGTGAGACACTTCAGCTCCCGCCACTCCTGCGACCTGGAGGACGATGAGGAGCGCCGCAGGACCCATAATGTAATGGAGCGGCAACGGCGCAATGAATTGAAGAACTGCTTTTTACGTCTGCGTGACCACGTGCCCGAGCTGTCTAACAATGACAAGGCATCCAAGGTGATAATACTGAAACGAGCTAAGGAGAGCATCCGCAACCTGGAATCCGAGGAACAGAGGCTCAGTCAAAAGAGGGACAggctgagagagaaacaggagcAGCTCGAGGCCAGGTTGGAGCAGCTCAAAAGGCTTTGA